A single genomic interval of Phycisphaerae bacterium harbors:
- a CDS encoding glycosyltransferase family 4 protein, which translates to MRIAMFTNSYLPQVGGVARSVERFTCAYRRLGHRVLVVAPEYREPSDDDPDVVRVPAIQHFNGSDFSVTLPVSLGLSEVIDDFQPEIIHAHHPFLIGNTALRVAAERGLPLVFTHHTMYEHYTHYVPLHLEALRRYVLELSTGFANLSDRVIAPSRSVAEILEQRGVRRPIAVVPTGVELEQFERGDGAAFRRRHEIDSDAFVIGHVGRLAPEKNLAFLARAVADVLARRPRSGFVVIGAGVSRQAMRDIFAGANVLERVRFAGICTGSDLVDAYHAMDLFAFASKTETQGMVLVEALAAGCPVAALDAPGAREVVRDGENGRLIVCEDEAAFAEAIDWAANLPAGRRERLRRRARQSAEPFSTDRCVRSTLDIYSQVLGQAGDRPAAEITRWASLQRSLQREWDIWANRARALAESIGTEPNGKS; encoded by the coding sequence ATGAGAATTGCGATGTTCACCAACAGCTATCTGCCTCAGGTCGGCGGCGTGGCCCGCTCGGTCGAGCGGTTCACGTGCGCCTACCGGCGGCTGGGGCATCGCGTGCTGGTGGTGGCGCCGGAATACCGCGAACCGTCCGACGACGACCCGGACGTGGTCCGCGTGCCGGCGATCCAGCACTTCAACGGCAGCGACTTTTCCGTGACCCTGCCGGTCAGCCTCGGGCTCTCGGAGGTCATTGACGACTTCCAACCCGAGATCATCCACGCCCACCACCCATTTCTGATCGGCAACACGGCCCTTCGCGTCGCGGCGGAACGCGGCTTGCCGCTGGTGTTCACTCACCACACGATGTACGAGCACTACACGCACTATGTCCCGCTCCACCTGGAGGCCCTCCGGCGGTACGTGCTGGAGCTCTCGACCGGGTTTGCCAACCTCAGCGACCGGGTGATCGCCCCGAGCCGCAGCGTGGCTGAGATCCTGGAGCAGCGCGGCGTGCGCCGCCCGATCGCGGTCGTGCCGACCGGCGTCGAACTGGAGCAGTTCGAGCGGGGCGACGGCGCCGCGTTTCGACGACGTCACGAGATCGATTCGGACGCGTTTGTGATCGGGCACGTCGGCCGCTTGGCGCCGGAGAAGAACCTGGCGTTTCTCGCCCGCGCCGTCGCCGACGTGTTGGCCCGCCGGCCGCGGAGCGGGTTCGTGGTCATCGGGGCCGGCGTCTCGCGGCAGGCGATGCGGGACATCTTCGCCGGGGCGAACGTGCTGGAGCGGGTGCGTTTCGCCGGAATCTGCACCGGAAGCGATCTGGTGGACGCGTACCACGCGATGGACTTGTTCGCGTTCGCCTCGAAGACCGAGACGCAAGGCATGGTGCTGGTCGAGGCCCTCGCCGCCGGATGTCCCGTGGCCGCCCTCGACGCGCCCGGCGCTCGCGAGGTGGTCCGCGACGGCGAGAACGGCCGGCTGATCGTGTGCGAAGACGAAGCGGCGTTCGCCGAAGCGATCGACTGGGCGGCGAACTTACCGGCCGGCCGGCGCGAGCGGCTTCGCCGGCGGGCTCGGCAAAGCGCCGAGCCGTTCTCGACCGACCGCTGCGTCCGGAGCACGTTGGACATCTACAGCCAGGTGCTTGGCCAGGCGGGCGATCGTCCCGCCGCGGAGATCACCCGTTGGGCCTCCTTGCAGCGATCGCTTCAGCGGGAGTGGGACATCTGGGCCAATCGCGCCCGCGCCCTGGCTGAGTCGATCGGCACAGAACCGAACGGCAAGAGTTAG
- a CDS encoding PEP-CTERM sorting domain-containing protein: MASHGSGALTIEEGGEVSNATGYLGYGSGSQGMITVTGGGSKWTNAEDLYVGYEGTGSLAVIDGGAVDVGRTLWASMGDLSGDGTITVGKGAVLDADLVFDAAHGNQQTLAFGTGGQLHLTIDGTESLGVGYKNAGTLTVAEGAAIDSSIGYLGYHAGSQGTATITGRGSRWTVSSGLRVGCGGSGTLTIEDGGEVSSSYGGILGLGPGSQGTVVITGGGSRWTNASALYVGYDGGSGTLTIEGGGEVSNTAGYLGRQSGSHGTTTVIGPGSRWTNAGELWVGYPGRGGIPSGTGSLTVADGGQVTADSLSIYYQSTVDLSVSGDDMLVLGTASTTGSVTNNGQINLHADAFLPAGTYRPISEYAGRTMTWSGSGSYSGVGGTWDQTAKTFTVMAPTAQDAGAAGPVVDGGRLVITDAISGRRVGVGFGDVPEGATFAAEPLGPAELAGLTGLLTAGEEVLAVWDFQTTLTGIPVLLSFEVDPQASGLAVWHFADETWSPCVPDFLVRSQAGVLSFTVTDFSAYAVTGVPEPATLILLAVGGLAGLGRRRA; encoded by the coding sequence GTGGCCTCCCATGGGAGCGGCGCGCTGACCATCGAGGAAGGGGGCGAGGTCTCCAACGCCACCGGGTATCTGGGCTACGGGTCCGGTTCGCAGGGGATGATCACCGTCACCGGAGGGGGGTCGAAATGGACCAATGCCGAGGACCTCTATGTGGGCTATGAGGGGACCGGATCGCTCGCGGTGATCGACGGAGGGGCGGTGGATGTCGGAAGGACGCTCTGGGCGTCGATGGGGGACCTGTCCGGGGACGGGACAATCACTGTGGGCAAGGGTGCCGTGTTGGATGCCGATCTGGTCTTCGACGCAGCCCACGGAAACCAGCAGACCCTGGCGTTTGGGACCGGCGGCCAATTGCACCTGACCATCGATGGCACAGAGTCGCTGGGCGTCGGGTACAAAAACGCCGGGACGTTGACGGTCGCTGAGGGGGCGGCCATCGACTCATCCATCGGGTATCTGGGCTACCACGCCGGTTCGCAAGGGACAGCCACCATCACCGGCAGGGGGTCGAGGTGGACTGTTTCCTCCGGGCTCCGTGTGGGCTGTGGTGGTAGCGGCACGCTGACCATTGAGGACGGAGGGGAAGTCTCCAGTTCCTATGGAGGGATCCTGGGCTTGGGTCCCGGTTCACAGGGGACAGTCGTCATCACCGGCGGCGGGTCGAGGTGGACCAATGCCAGTGCGCTCTACGTGGGCTACGACGGCGGGAGCGGCACACTGACTATCGAGGGCGGGGGTGAGGTCTCCAACACCGCCGGTTACCTGGGCCGCCAGTCCGGTTCGCACGGAACGACCACCGTCATCGGCCCGGGGTCGAGGTGGACCAATGCTGGCGAACTCTGGGTGGGCTACCCTGGACGTGGCGGCATACCGTCGGGGACCGGATCGCTGACGGTGGCCGATGGGGGGCAGGTGACGGCGGACAGCCTGAGCATCTACTATCAGTCCACTGTCGACCTCTCGGTCAGCGGCGATGACATGCTGGTGCTGGGAACCGCCTCGACGACCGGAAGCGTTACCAACAACGGACAGATCAACCTCCATGCCGACGCGTTCCTGCCTGCCGGGACCTACCGACCGATCTCCGAGTATGCCGGACGGACGATGACCTGGAGCGGCAGCGGTTCATACAGCGGCGTCGGCGGGACGTGGGACCAGACGGCCAAGACCTTCACCGTCATGGCTCCGACGGCCCAGGACGCCGGCGCGGCTGGCCCGGTTGTCGACGGCGGACGACTGGTGATCACCGACGCGATCAGCGGTCGGCGGGTGGGGGTCGGCTTCGGAGATGTGCCCGAGGGCGCCACCTTCGCCGCCGAGCCGCTGGGACCTGCCGAGTTGGCTGGGCTGACCGGGCTGCTGACCGCTGGCGAAGAGGTGCTTGCGGTCTGGGACTTCCAGACCACCCTGACCGGCATCCCGGTGCTTTTGTCGTTCGAGGTCGACCCGCAGGCGAGCGGCCTGGCGGTCTGGCACTTTGCGGACGAAACCTGGAGCCCCTGCGTCCCGGACTTCCTGGTGCGCAGCCAAGCCGGGGTCTTGAGCTTCACCGTCACCGACTTCAGCGCCTACGCGGTCACCGGCGTGCCCGAGCCAGCCACGCTGATCCTCCTGGCGGTTGGAGGCTTGGCCGGTCTGGGCCGTCGACGGGCGTAA
- a CDS encoding DUF1559 domain-containing protein: MDCPPIRRPPVHSKSEIRNSKSFTLIELLVVVAIIAVLVSMLLPALASAREGARRVTCGSNLRQLGTAFHHYVDDYSDWLPLAYERATNTTWPQKIAAYAAIDPATSPAAAAPNLLRCPSDPEGSACGQFGNGGNYSMNPWLGNTETTVNCPPQQAPSHRASELLLLCEYWYCRIAPSYSEQPAALHSELLRQTLFVDGHVEMIHCDHYNNPPWYTLGADTLFRNSAWSF, encoded by the coding sequence ATGGATTGCCCGCCAATACGACGACCGCCTGTCCATTCGAAATCCGAAATTCGGAATTCGAAATCATTTACGTTGATTGAGCTTTTGGTGGTGGTGGCGATCATTGCGGTGCTGGTGTCGATGCTGCTGCCGGCGCTGGCCAGCGCCCGCGAAGGAGCCCGGCGGGTGACGTGCGGGTCGAACCTCCGGCAGTTGGGTACGGCTTTTCATCATTACGTCGACGACTATTCCGATTGGCTGCCGTTGGCGTACGAGCGGGCCACGAACACCACGTGGCCGCAGAAGATTGCAGCCTATGCGGCAATCGATCCCGCCACCTCGCCCGCCGCCGCGGCGCCGAACCTGCTGCGGTGCCCGTCCGATCCGGAGGGATCGGCCTGCGGTCAGTTCGGCAACGGCGGCAACTACTCGATGAACCCCTGGCTGGGCAACACAGAGACCACAGTGAACTGCCCGCCGCAACAAGCGCCAAGTCACCGGGCGTCGGAACTGTTGCTGCTGTGCGAGTACTGGTACTGCCGCATAGCGCCGAGCTACAGCGAGCAGCCGGCCGCGCTGCACAGCGAACTGCTGCGACAGACGCTGTTTGTGGACGGCCACGTCGAGATGATCCATTGCGATCACTACAACAACCCCCCTTGGTACACCCTGGGGGCGGATACCCTCTTTCGAAACAGTGCGTGGTCTTTCTAG